In Bubalus kerabau isolate K-KA32 ecotype Philippines breed swamp buffalo chromosome 4, PCC_UOA_SB_1v2, whole genome shotgun sequence, one DNA window encodes the following:
- the ALDH3A1 gene encoding aldehyde dehydrogenase, dimeric NADP-preferring, protein MSAISEVVQRARAAFNSGRTRPLQFRIQQLEGLRRLIREREKDLVGALAADLHKNEWTAYYEEIVYVLEEIDYMIRKLPEWAADEPVEKTPHTQQDEAYIHSEPLGVVLIIGSWNYPFNLTIQPMVGAIAGGNAVVLKPSELSENTASLLAAILPQYLDQDLYPVINGGVAETTEVLKERFDHILFTGSTGVGRVVMMAAAKHLTPVTLELGGKNPCYVDKDCDLDIACRRITWGKFMNSGQTCVAPDYILCDPSIQSQIVEKLKKSLKEFYGEDAKKSRDYGRIINSRHFQRVMGLLEGQKVAYGGTGDAATRYIAPTILTDVDPQSPVMQEEVFGPVLPIVCVRSLEEAIQFITQREKPLALYVFSPNDKVIKKMIAETSSGGVTANDVVVHITVHSLPYGGVGDSGMGSYHGRKSFETFSHRRSCLVRPLLNEETLKARYPPSPAKMPRH, encoded by the exons ATGAGCGCAATCAGCGAGGTGGTGCAGCGGGCCAGAGCCGCCTTCAACTCGGGTCGGACGCGCCCGCTCCAGTTCCGCATCCAGCAGCTGGAGGGGCTGCGGCGCCTGATCCGCGAGCGAGAGAAGGACCTCGTGGGCGCGCTGGCTGCGGACCTCCACAAG AACGAATGGACCGCCTACTACGAGGAGATTGTGTATGTCCTGGAGGAGATCGACTACATGATCAGGAAACTCCCTGAGTGGGCTGCTGATGAGCCTGTGGAGAAGACCCCCCACACCCAGCAGGATGAGGCCTACATCCACTCGGAGCCCCTGGGCGTGGTCCTAATCATCGGGAGCTGGAACTACCCCTTCAACCTGACCATCCAGCCCATGGTGGGCGCCATCGCTGGAG GGAATGCAGTGGTCCTGAAGCCGTCGGAGCTGAGTGAGAACACGGCGAGCCTGCTGGCCGCCATCCTCCCCCAGTACCTGGACCAG GATCTGTACCCTGTGATCAACGGGGGTGTTGCTGAGACCACAGAGGTGCTCAAGGAGAGATTCGACCACATCCTGTTCACCGGGAGCACCGGGGTGGGCAGGGTCGTCATGATGGCTGCGGCCAAGCACCTGACCCCCGTCACACTGGAGCTAGGGGGCAAGAACCCCTGCTATGTGGACAAGGACTGCGACCTGGACATTGCCTGCAG ACGCATCACCTGGGGAAAGTTCATGAACAGTGGCCAGACTTGCGTGGCCCCCGACTACATCCTGTGTGACCCCTCTATCCAGAGCCAAATCGTGGAGAAGCTCAAAAAGTCCCTGAAA GAGTTCTACGGGGAGGACGCCAAGAAGTCCAGGGACTACGGGAGAATCATCAACTCCCGGCACTTCCAGAGGGTGATGGGCCTGCTGGAGGGCCAGAAGGTTGCCTATGGAGGCACCGGGGACGCGGCCACCCGCTACATCG CCCCCACCATCCTTACGGACGTGGACCCCCAGTCCCCGGTGATGCAGGAGGAGGTCTTCGGGCCTGTCCTGCCCATCGTGTGTGTGCGCAGCCTGGAGGAGGCCATCCAGTTCATCACCCAGCGCGAGAAGCCCCTGGCGCTCTACGTCTTCTCACCGAACGACAAG GTGATTAAGAAGATGATCGCGGAGACCTCCAGCGGCGGGGTGACAGCCAACGACGTCGTTGTCCACATCACCGTGCACTCACTGCCCTACGGGGGTGTGG GGGACAGCGGCATGGGGTCCTACCACGGCAGGAAGAGCTTCGAGACCTTCTCGCACCGCCGCTCCTGCCTGGTGAGGCCTCTGCTGAATGAAGAGACCCTCAAAGCCAGATATCCGCCGAGCCCAGCCAAG ATGCCCCGTCACTGA